One genomic region from Candidatus Thermoplasmatota archaeon encodes:
- a CDS encoding radical SAM protein: protein MADDKNLLTRYYNILEENEIAKYLRCKQIPVSYNKSETTQILWKKHDNALNKKPSNIEPEQSLLDLKIEFASRIFSECSFCERRCKVDRNKKAGNCGVIQPLVSSEFLHMGEETPLVPSYTVFFSGCTFHCVFCQNWDISQNICGVYIRPEILAGMIERRKKQGARNVNWVGGDPTPNILYIIETLRECDVNIPQVWNSNMYCSTETMKLLDGVIDLYLTDFKYGNDVCARRLSRVENYLDIVKRNHKIAYDNGEMIIRHLVMPNHIDCCSKPIMKWIADNIPNALVNIMSQYRPEYKAYEHKEIARSVSLEEVLQVKEYADKLGIHEV from the coding sequence ATGGCGGATGACAAAAATCTTCTAACTAGATACTACAATATACTAGAAGAAAATGAAATAGCGAAATATCTGAGATGTAAACAAATACCTGTTTCATACAATAAATCAGAGACAACACAGATTTTATGGAAAAAACATGATAATGCGTTAAACAAAAAACCTTCAAACATTGAACCAGAACAATCGCTGCTTGATTTGAAAATTGAGTTTGCATCAAGAATTTTTTCTGAATGCTCGTTCTGTGAGAGAAGATGCAAGGTGGATAGAAACAAAAAGGCTGGTAACTGTGGAGTGATACAGCCACTTGTCTCATCAGAGTTTTTACATATGGGTGAGGAAACACCACTGGTACCATCTTATACAGTTTTTTTTTCTGGTTGTACGTTTCATTGTGTTTTTTGTCAGAACTGGGATATAAGCCAGAACATCTGTGGAGTGTATATAAGACCAGAAATTTTAGCGGGAATGATAGAACGTAGGAAAAAACAGGGTGCTCGTAACGTTAACTGGGTTGGTGGAGACCCGACACCAAACATACTATACATAATAGAGACACTGAGAGAATGTGATGTAAACATACCGCAGGTATGGAACTCTAACATGTATTGCTCAACAGAGACTATGAAACTACTGGATGGAGTCATTGATTTGTATCTAACTGATTTTAAATATGGTAACGACGTGTGTGCTAGGAGATTATCCAGAGTTGAAAACTACCTGGATATAGTAAAAAGAAATCATAAAATTGCATATGATAATGGTGAGATGATCATCAGGCATCTTGTTATGCCAAACCATATAGATTGCTGTTCAAAACCTATAATGAAATGGATCGCTGATAACATACCAAATGCTTTAGTCAATATAATGAGTCAATATAGACCAGAGTACAAGGCATATGAGCACAAAGAAATAGCTAGATCCGTGTCACTGGAAGAGGTCTTACAGGTTAAAGAATACGCGGATAAACTAGGGATACATGAAGTATAA